Proteins encoded within one genomic window of Bradyrhizobium sp. CB1717:
- a CDS encoding universal stress protein, translating into MIKDVLVTIPPRDVPSPALDYAVTLAKTFDAHLTGVAFVQDAAFAGALFDWAPAIVLEEYRREMEAAAEVAKIRFEETCQREGLSAEPIVLSAGAVSLPERLAYAARRFDLTILPQANDEDERSGDAMIEAALLGSGRPVLIVPCFQDGEVKFDRILVCWDGSRNAARAIADAMPFLTRARRVEVVTVAANGKRDDGIAGSHIAHHLSRHDVIVEVGNIVANGQDVSRRIRSHAAQQSADLIVMGGYGHSRLREFILGGVTRDMLSSANVPTLMSH; encoded by the coding sequence TGATCAAGGACGTTCTGGTGACCATTCCGCCGCGCGATGTGCCATCGCCCGCACTGGACTATGCCGTAACGTTAGCCAAAACGTTCGATGCGCACCTCACTGGCGTTGCATTTGTGCAGGACGCCGCCTTCGCTGGAGCGTTGTTTGATTGGGCTCCGGCGATTGTTCTGGAGGAGTATCGCCGAGAAATGGAAGCCGCCGCTGAAGTCGCCAAAATCCGGTTTGAGGAAACATGCCAGCGGGAGGGCCTCTCCGCCGAGCCGATAGTTCTAAGTGCAGGAGCGGTCAGCCTGCCTGAACGCCTTGCGTACGCGGCGCGAAGGTTCGATCTGACGATCCTCCCTCAGGCTAACGATGAGGACGAACGGTCAGGAGACGCGATGATCGAGGCGGCCTTGCTGGGATCCGGCCGTCCGGTCTTGATCGTTCCCTGTTTCCAGGACGGCGAAGTCAAGTTCGATCGGATTCTTGTTTGCTGGGACGGCAGCCGCAACGCCGCGCGCGCTATAGCCGACGCGATGCCGTTCCTGACAAGGGCCAGACGGGTTGAAGTGGTAACCGTTGCAGCGAATGGGAAACGAGACGACGGCATCGCCGGATCACACATAGCGCATCATCTTTCTCGACATGATGTAATTGTCGAAGTAGGGAATATTGTTGCTAATGGGCAAGATGTGTCGCGCAGGATCCGTTCTCACGCGGCACAACAGTCGGCAGATCTGATTGTTATGGGTGGCTATGGTCATTCGCGGCTGCGCGAGTTCATTTTAGGCGGGGTGACGCGCGACATGCTCAGTTCGGCCAATGTTCCAACCCTAATGTCGCATTGA